The Lepisosteus oculatus isolate fLepOcu1 chromosome 4, fLepOcu1.hap2, whole genome shotgun sequence genome window below encodes:
- the bag3 gene encoding BAG family molecular chaperone regulator 3, with product MAQFTQPRSFYSMKTQSPMVQMSTNDPLPPGWEIKIDPQTGWPFFVDHNNRTTTWNDPRHDVKKDAQASSNGPCLASQLSPQEPQKQYQREVKYPNLRPGYIPIPVVHDNVDPRQQQQHPYYSYPQPAPMQRVRTEGRVPSPTPGHTGRPKSPIRLPAEDCPSDPHCGQGLSSSPVSQAPEFQTLHHVHHQHLPQTSCSHTAPGHQPARPGSSGPQLQPGYIPIPVIHEGATGRSQGPPTPVVHPQRPSHMDYQPAFSRIQPEEWTVHTAPAHSNRDRPSHETSPVQIPPHARAQSPVKAQVMGERPQVQHHIVQQESPPKFYHEEHGSPPGFEMPQGFAQAVHRDAEARQPPEKQEKTEVKVQVPVKSEPQEFRPVPEEVHPQKMEESVELPPRHPGLEKVQQIVERVQKLEEEVKYFDGKKNDKKYLILEELLTKELLALDSVDPEGRDDVRQARRDGVRKVQNILEGLELIGEEQKYCEGPQSVSEGSVEGSSPPSKGESNRIGHVDATMEKEIS from the exons ATGGCACAATTCACGCAACCAAGAAGCTTTTATAGCATGAAGACACAGTCACCAATGGTACAGATGTCTACTAACGACCCATTGCCCCCTGGCTGGGAAATTAAAATTGACCCGCAGACAGGATGGCCCTTTTTCGTGGATCATAACAACCGCACAACCACCTGGAACGACCCCAGACACGACGTGAAAAAG GATGCCCAGGCTTCTTCGAACGGCCCTTGTCTGGCCTCACAGCTGTCTCCCCAGGAGCCTCAGAAGCAGTATCAGAGGGAGGTGAAATACCCAAACCTTCGGCCAGGATACATCCCCATCCCCGTTGTTCATGACAACGTGGATCCcaggcagcagcagcaacacccGTACTACTCCTATCCCCAGCCTGCCCCCATGCAGAGGGTCAGGACCGAGGGGCGGGTGCCTTCTCCCACACCAGGTCACACAGGGCGACCCAAGTCCCCCATCAGGCTCCCAGCAGAGGACTGTCCGAGTGATCCACACTGTGGGCAAGGCTTGTCGTCTTCACCTGTCTCACAGGCACCTGAG TTTCAGACCCTTCACCATGTCCACCATCAGCACCTTCCCCAGACCTCGTGCTCCCACACGGCTCCTGGCCACCAGCCTGCCCGGCCAGGAAGCAGTGGACCCCAGCTTCAGCCTGGTTACATCCCCATACCCGTGATCCACGAGGGGGCAACGGGCCGTTCCCAGGGCCCGCCCACGCCTGTTGTCCACCCCCAGCGTCCCTCTCACATGGACTACCAGCCAGCCTTCTCCCGAATCCAGCCAGAAGAATGGACTGTCCACACAGCCCCTGCCCATTCCAATCGCGACAGGCCAAGCCACGAGACCTCTCCCGTGCAGATTCCCCCCCACGCCAGAGCCCAGTCACCTGTCAAGGCTCAGGTCATGGGAGAGCGTCCACAG GTTCAACATCATATTGTACAGCAGGAGTCTCCTCCTAAATTTTACCACGAGGAGCATGGCAGCCCACCAGGATTTGAAATGCCTCAAGGGTTTGCCCAGGCAGTCCATAGAGATGCTGAGGCAAGACAGCCTCCTGAGAAACAAGAGAAGACAGAGGTCAAAGTCCAAGTGCCAGTAAAATCTGAACCCCAAGAATTTAGGCCAGTGCCAGAAGAGGTTCATCCACAGAAGATGGAGGAATCAGTGGAATTACCTCCAAGACACCCAGGCCTGGAAAAAGTTCAGCAGATTGTGGAGAGGGTGCAGAAGTTAGAAGAGGAGGTAAAATATTTTGATGGGAAGAAGAACGACAAAAAGTACCTGATACTGGAAGAGCTTTTAACAAAAGAACTGCTAGCCCTGGACTCTGTTGACCCTGAAGGCCGGGATGATGTGAGGCAGGCAAGGAGAGATGGGGTCCGCAAGGTGCAGAACATTTTGGAAGGACTCGAGCTGATTGGTGAGGAGCAGAAGTATTGTGAAGGCCCACAGTCCGTTAGTGAGGGCTCTGTGGAAGGCAGTAGCCCCCCAAGCAAAGGGGAATCAAACAGAATTGGTCACGTGGATGCCACAATGGAGAAGGAGATCTCCTAA